One Carya illinoinensis cultivar Pawnee chromosome 5, C.illinoinensisPawnee_v1, whole genome shotgun sequence genomic window, gaaaaaaaatggttagggATTAGAAgaaggtagagagagagagagagagaattagagGATTGAGAGATACCATTGTACACATTACCCGCATTAATACATGATTTTTCTCAGAGGCTTTTGTGGTTCAATTTATATCCATCTTCTTGGGTTTGGTTCTCTTAAGCAGGATagcaccagagagagagagggagagggagagagagtgtgttCGAGGCGGCCATTCCCTGCTTTGTAGCCAAGAGATTCCAAAGCAAGCATTCTATCTTGTGAATCATTCTAGTGGTCCGTTGATGCCCAAGACTTTTGAGGGGGAAGAAACTCTCTGATGACATGTTGGTGCACAAGATTCGACGAGGGAAGAGATATGTTGAAATCTTCATAACTCTTTTAAgtttaatcaaaatataaataataagaaggTCCGCATATCAGGTGTCGCCGGGGTGTCGCCGGGCTTTGAAACTTGGATTCTCCGAACAGGAGTTCAGAAGGCTTCGAAAGTCTCAGTCCATCCATGTGCTGCTTCATGGTATGGGGAGAAATTTGCTCAAAAACTGTAGAGAACGTGAGTGGGTAGGGGGTGTGAAGAAGtacccttttatttttttccggAGTCCCTGTCTATCCTTCGACCCAACTACGTATAATAAccgaaaagaaatgaaagttcGTGTGACCTCAGAAAAGCATCCCTTTGACAGAGAACATCTTCTAGGTATCTTGGCATTTTGTACATCTTTGATGGGGATGGGATGTTACTTTCCACGGAGTTACTCGCGGcaccctcctctctctctctctctctctctctctctatgtgacCTATGGCAatggcatttatatatatatatatggttggaGGCTTGAAGCAAGTGGGGCATTCTTCTTCTATTCTACTCGCTGCTCCCCATTCTGGTCATTGGGTGGGGTGGGACTCTTAAGATGTGGAGGCGTTGTAAGAATTTCCCATGGTAATTAGTCATCATTGTTTcacaaataaaaacacaaatcaaGTTTACCAACCTATACTGCTaagaattcatcaaatccatcgcTTTTAAAGCTGCTTGGCCAACTGTACATTAACCATGTTGTTGCCAGGCAAAGTCCCGACGATTCTGGAGCCATATTCAACGGCCTCCCAAATTTAAGCTATTATCAAGTAATTTCAGGCTAAAGACAGCATCACTACGTGGTCCTGAAAATGTATTGGTTTTGATGACCCGGGTCTCCCAAGCAAAATCTCTCTCAAACTATCAAGCGAACGCCAACCAGGAAGAACACTGCAGCGAAAACTTCGTCAACGCACGTACTAAAAGAGCATAGACTTGCGCTCATATAAAGAGACTTTCCTAATACCACCTCTCCCATATTTAGATACAAAAACCGCTAAAAACTTTTATGGCCGAAAGAGCGAATGAAACTAGAGATATCCACCCCAGTTTGTGACACTGCCATCAGAAAGAAAGTATCACACAACAATCTCAACACTCACTTCTTCACCTCTTCATATTCTGCCTCAGGAGCCTGGTCGCCACCCTGAGAGCCACCTCCCGAGGAAGAACCACCATCAGACCCACCTTGCATGTGCTGTCCTATCTTTGACACAGTTTTGTTTGCAGCATCAATCTTTGACTTAATTTCCTCAACGTTGTCCCCAGCTGTTGCCTTTCTTAAATCTGTAATTGCATCCCCAATCTCTTTTGCAACCTCACCAGAAATCTTGTCCTTGTACTCACTCAAGCTTTTCTCAATGCTGTAAATGGTAGTGTCTGCACTATTTCTGATATCAATCAATGCTTTTCTTTCTTGATCCCTCTGAGCATGCAACTCCGCTTCCTTAACCATCTTTTCAATTTCATCTTCTGAGAGCCCTCCTGACGAACGGATGGTAATCTGTTGTTCCTTCCCAGTGGTCTTGTCCTTGGCAGAAACAGTCACAATGCCATTGGCATCAATGTCAAATGTGACTTCAATCTGAGGCATGCCTCTGGGGGCCGGCGGAATGCCCACAAGCTCAAACTCTCCGAGAAGCTTGTTGTCAGAGGCCATCTCACGCTCACCTTGCAATACCTTGATGCCCACCTGAGTTTGGTTGTCAGCTGCCGTGGAAAAGACCTGCAATAATGTAAGTTGTATTCAGGAACTTAGCATCCTCCGAAACTATAAAATGTAAAGTGCCATTAAAGACGATCTCCAACGTCAAAAGGTTGAGTCATATGGGGTCTCTAGAACAGGAGTAACTTGGAAATTTTTTGTAGCAAATCGACATCTTTTCTTCCACCACAAAATCATTTGGGAACGCTGAGAGCCTGAGAACATGAAGGAAGGACTTAAATGGGGTAATCTTATTAGGCAGCACAAGCCTTAAAGGAGAAAACACGTATGATCCCACTAAAACATCCTATTTAATTtcacaaacattttttttttttaattacttaattTCACAAACTTCCTTGTCTCAAAATGGAAAATTTTCCCAAAATGCAATAAGCACATGCTCCCTAACACAATCAATTTATCAAACCAATCATCCGGTGTGCAACAGTCTTGGTCacgttaaaaaatatttgaacataaaacTGGTAAACCAAGCCATTTACTACTCTAATTTCAAGTACAAATCtgttaacaaaaaattataaaaaaatccataaaCTACTCTGTTGCATTTGTACCCATAATGGATTTAGTAAAAAACTAACTAAATCACTGCATTTTGGCTTTGAGGCCATACCTGACTCTTCTTTGTTGGAATGGTTGTGTTCCTATTGATAAGCCTGGTGAAGATACCACCCAATGTCTCAATACCAAGCGACAACGGAGTGACATCTAAGAGGAGCAATTCTTTGACATCACCACGTAGAATACCACCCTGGATAGCAGCTCCCAAAGCAACTGCCTCATCAGGATTCACTCCTTTGCTTGGGGTCTTTTGGAAGATCTCTGCAACGACCTCTTGTACTTTGGGAACACGTGTCATCCCTCCTACCAGAAGTACCTCGTCTACTTCCTTGGAAGTTATTCCGGCATCCTTTAAACAGTTCTTACATGGGCCCCTAGTCCTCTCAATCAAGTGATTCACCAAGCTTTCAAATTTCGATCTGGTTAGTGTGATATTCAGATGTTTTGCGCCAGATGCATCAGCTGTGATGAAGGGCAGGTTGATTTCAGTTTGGGTTGTGGACGACAGTTCTATCTTAGCTTTCTCAGCTGCTTCACGAAGCCTCTGCAGGGCAAGCCTGTCCTTAGAAAGATCAATCCCCTCAGTTCTCTTGAATTCACTCACCAAGTACTCCAACAGTGCATTGTCGAAATCTTCTCCTCCCAAGAACGTGTCTCCATTTGTTGCTTTAACCTTTCCAAGAGAGAGGAGTTAGTGGGACTTGCCTAAGCGACAAGAAAGAACTACTCCAACAGCTTTTTTTTAAGGAGTTGGGAAGGACTACCTCAAAAACACCATTAGAGATCTCTAAAATAGAAACATCAAATGTTCCACCCCCAAGATCAAAAACTGCTATGAGACCCTCCTTATTGTTCATTCCATAGGAAAGTGCAGCAGCAGTAGGCTCGTTAATAATTCTCTGCACATCAAGTCCTGCAATTCTGCCAGCATCCTTTGTTGCTTGTCTCTGAGCGTCATTGAAATAAGCTGGAACAGTGATCACAGCCTTTGTAACAGACTTTCCAAGATATGCCTCTGCCGTTTCTTTCATCTTGATCAGGATAAAAGCCCCAATTTGGCTTGGGGAATACTGTTGCCCGTTGGCTTCAACCCAAGCATCTCCATTTGGACCCCTGACTATCTTGTATGGAACCATCTTCATTTCTTTCTGTGTTATAGGATCATCAAATCGTCTGCCAATCAGACGCTTGGTTCCAAAAATGGTATTCGTGGGGTTAGTCACAGCCTGACGTTTTGCAGGAGTACCAACAAGTAGTTCTCCTTTCGGGGTGAAGGCAACCACGGATGGTGTTGTTCGAGATCCCTCCGCATTCTCAATAACTTTGGGATTCTACAGATTCTCTcagaaattaaaatgagtcaGAGGTAAACTAAACGGAATAAGAAATAACACAATACTTATCAATAGATGGGATGGCATTTGGAGTCATTATGAGAACACTGTTTCATGTCTATACCTTTCCCTCCATAACCGCAACACATGAGTTGGTTGTTCCCAAGTCGATGCCGACAACATCACTCGCAGCAGACTTTGAActgaattgaaaatagaaaaatgttacAGCAAGAAAAAAGTTGGAAAAATATTCTAACGAACTCCCAAAAATAGCCGGAAAATCCATTATACCTGAATGCACTCGTCAAACTTGCCCAATTGTAGCCCAGCTTTGAGGGAGCCCACACTGGCTTCACATTGCTGGCTAACTGCGTGATCATTAGAAAACACCACTAAGTTTATTTCTCACCGTGTACTTGGCTTCgtctattttcaataaaattcttactttctgatataaaaaataaaaaagtttttttctcaccgttacttatcaaaaaggtTATTTCTCACCCATGATTTACCCGTATCTACCAAGCTGAACTTATACCTAACTTCAATATAACCACGTATAGCAGACAATATTTCCATGAACACCTCTAGACAGTCATAAAACCTCTTACTTTCGATCGTTCACAAACATAGGGAGTAACAAAAATACAAGTGAAAGTGTCTGTCATAGGTTCAAATAGCCCCTTCAAAGAAAACTTCAGCATTAACAtaagatgaagaagaaattgTGTTCCGGAAACCAGAGCTAAAACCATAATGGAACTGAGCTCTATACATCCATCGGACTCGGTTCCAATCTCTTacggaaatttttttatatatatcgtTACACAAAACCTTCAGCGCAGATATAAAGAATAAAACCGAGAAAAAGACGCACAGAAACAAAATAACGGACTAGATTTTTCGTTTAATAGGTTaaaacaaagagcaaaaaaaaaCCAACGGAAACCAAGTATTTCGCCTGAAAATTCCGCAGACTCATTCAATTTCTCTGAACCTTCGCAGGAACTAAACAGAGCACAGAATAGACGACTAAAAAGAAACAGTTCAATAAAACAGAGCAGAGAGAAATCTCGCAGGACGGCGACGACGAAGAAGAAGACGTACGGATCGAAAGGCGGAGAGAGGTGCAGAGGCAACGTCACGGCGTCGTAGTGTGCGAAGCAAGACGGCGGTGGCGGCCATGGACGGATCGCCTTCGGAGGATCAGAACACAGCGAGAAGTGGAAGACACAGAAACAGAGAGTGAGTCAGTTGAGGAAAATGGAGGGTTTAGGGGTTTTGCGGTGGGAAGGAAAGGAGGtgacttttttcaatttttgttttttgagatTGTTCTAGCGATTAGCTAAGAGAGGTTGGTCGAAGCTTCTAGATCTCCTTACTGCGCACCTCACCCCCAGGTGATTAAAGTTGCATTTGGACAGTGAGTTAAACTCAAATAGTTTGTGTATATCATCTCAGATGTTACGTGAAAGATAgttaagaaataattaaaaatattaaataataataaatattaataaaaagtaaccaaaaataaataaataataataataaaataataaatagtaatgaatattCTAATATCTAAACTAGCCACGAGTGTTAATCAATTCACTACCAACCGTTCGATCGAGTTCAGCAAGTTTTCCAAAATGCAGTCCATCataggcatttttttttttttaaacttcatctccttttttatttttaattatatgtgttattttaaatattttcataaattaataaattaaataaaaaaatatctgtttatatacatataaatatatagttttcatcttaattatttatttaaaggaAGGACTTTCAATTATAGCACCCAGAACAATGCAATTTGTATCACTTGCATTAGCAAGCATCAGATAGAAGAGTCTTCACAgatagagagtagagagagtcACAGATTCCTTGCAATTTAAGCAGTGTATGTACACATATCATTAATATAATTCCAAGAATACACTCGCAATTAGTGCTGCTAAGGAAGgtgaaagtaaaagaaatattgtACTATTAGCAGAGATGAATACCAACAGATGGAAGAAActatagaaacaaaaatcagaagggaaaaaaaatgaaaaattcccATTTCCAGGATAGAGTCAATGGtacaaatgaaaaaaaggggTCATGTAGAACCAGGCCTAAACAAATTGATCACAGTAGAGTGGCATGATGACATCCTGGAAAAGAAAAAcgaggaagagagagatgatAGAGAAGTGAATATTTAAACAGGCAAAGGAAGAAGATGTAATTGGAAAGTAAATGAGGAGAGTGTGTGCTAAAAGAGATACATACAGGAAGATAATAAACACATTTTCAGTTCCATTCAAATCCGAAGGTAACCTCCTCTTTCTTGAGCTCCTCCATTTCCTGCGGTTCTCATGAGGATTGACTTCCTGTTAAGAGACCAGCTTCTTCTCATAACCCTCCTCCGCTGCCAAGCAGCTAAATGGGTATAAAGAGCAGGGAAACAGAAGCACATCAGTACCACAAGTAGCATTGCCACGCAGAGTAACATAACATTCCGGAAACCATCTTTTGACTTTGAGTTCATTTGCCCTGTCCATGGAACTCCTCCCACATTCATGCCAAACACTGTTCCAAAGTGATCGGTGTCAATTACTAATCTCttaaacaaaatcataacaAAAAAACGTGCACCAGAAAGTTCTTCTGAATGTAATAAGGTTGCAGCAAGGTGAAACATTTACCCCCGGTGATGATGGACAGCGGAAGGAATATTatggaaaggaatgaaagaTAATATAGTTTCCTGTTTATTTGCTCGGCCTGCCAGCTATCAAGTCCTGCTTGAATTGCTGTGACACGATTTGCTATGAACCCCACATTGTCTTTTAGCCTCCCTAAACGTCCGATCAACTCTTCAAGGGAGTTAATGTCTTCGATACCAAACCAACTTTTTGAAGAACATTTCTCTTTCACCCGTGGAAATACTTGCTCCCCATGCGCTATCACCTGAATTCAATGAAGTTACAAAAACAAAGTGAAGGTCCAGTTAACCGTTTTTTACTTCAATTCAGTAGGCCGAAACTAAAATTAAATGGTAGAGTAACTATTCTAGACAACGGCCTTCCTATGGCAGATCAAGACACGATTGTCCAAACACTTTATTGGTTTACTATTTACCAGGCATCATAACCCTTATGGCCACCAACGCAGCTAGTATGTTCTAATTTCGTGAAGTTGGCTGGAAGGAGCTAAGACCCCAGAAATGGTCGAAATCCATTTATCGAAGTAACTTCCATAGCTGTCTCATTGCTAGTCATTTCTTTCAAAAGCATGCCTCTTACTAGAGACTTTAATTTGTGAGTTGTTACCCAAATAAAACTTGACAGGCTAACAACATCGAACATAAGGTTAGTAATAACTCTAATCTCTCTCCTACTCTGTTTTTGGCCATTAAAGAAACTAAATGGGGCTGATACCTGCAGAAGGCGCTGCAAATTAATATGCATTTTGGGGAATCTTCTATCATCTAGCATTTGCTTCTTCAAAGCAAACCCACCTGCAATGAAGCAGAAGAACCATGCCTTAATTTCGACCCTATATCAAACCATATGAATCCAAGGAGAAAACAATATGAACTCATAGGAGCTTCGTAAGCACAAACAAACTATGgaaagaaatggaagaatttCAATTGGAATTATATCCACGTCCTTTTTGAGTAAACAAGAGCATGCATCCCCAATGGAGAACAGGTCTTTCCAGACAAAAATCCTGCAACTGGCCCTCACCATGCTTTCTCAATGTATCATTATAGACTACAGATAGACCGACTATCTTTTCATAAATCAATAAGGTGAAATAATAAAgtacaaaacaattaaaataaagttCAGAACTTCAAAAAAAATCCTAAGGCCTTGAAACACCCAAATCATAGACTCACATAGACTGTCTTACACAATGTTCTCTTCATTCCAGATTTTCAGACGTTACTGATAACTGGCAGAagtcattaaattttttttaatgtctccAACCATAGATGTGGGAAAGTACACTTTACCATGAAAATGCATATCCTCCAATGTTTTCAACATCCTAGTTAAGCTGTAAAGAACATTTAGAACTTTTAAGGATGGGCCCAGAAAACAAGGTAAAACTCATGTCATTTTACACCATTTAACATGAAAAAGTATTACTCAGTGTATCTGTATCCTGGTTACTTGGGTGTAAAATGACCTTGTAAAATGACATGAATGACCTTTGTAAAGTATTACTCAAGCAATTAGtccaatttattatataatatcgtTATTGTAAGAATCAAGACTTGTTCAAATTCATTTTACTTTGCTCTCTCTATCTCAACAGTAAAGAATCAATATTCCAATctcccccaaaaagaaaaaggttaaaCCCAAAAGTGAGCAACAAAAGCAAAGGGCTCCATATTGCTCATCGACACGAGCTTGCTGGGTATTTTAAAACAGGTTCGCAACAAATTGTTTGGGACATAACTAAAGAATGATACACAATCCCATAAGAGAATGATACTGCATCAACAGATTGTGTACTGCACATTGATAATACGATTACAAACTTGCAGATGATATTTTAATCCAGCTTCATTCTTATACTTTCAAGCATGCGGCCTTTATTAATGCTACCTAAAGGTTTCTGAGTTTCCACAACTCTGGTGTGCAAGATCCTTTGACCCCCTTTTTCACTAGGTTCTGAGTGACTTATTGATAGAAAAGACTAATAAAGGCATAACAGTCTAATACAGCTCTGAATCAGAAGTGATGCACGAATCCTGAAAATTTGATGTTACTATATATAAGGATGATTCAATTATGGGTAGAACAACTTATATTTAGCTCATTTCAGAGTTTACCTTTATCCAATTGAAGCTCCACAGAATCCAGCTCCATCTCAAGTTTAGTCACAACATCTTGAAGGTGATCCACATGTGTGTCAAGAATGTGAACAACAAGATTAGAGATAGATTTTGGCACGGGATTATCAGCCTCCTCAGAGTGATTCATTGTCAACAAGAACTCGAGAACATGCTCCCTGATAACAGTTCCACCCCCTTCCTTATGTTCACCCCTAAGATACGAACTCTCAACTCTAGGAATCTCTGAGAGAAGAGACTGAGCCATCCGTGAGAAGCCCAATCTAGGAACACGACCTAAAGATACTGTGATGACTGAATTCTCAGTAACTCTAGCAGCAATTCTAAATGTAAAATCGCTCGAGGCAGGGCCAGGTGAATTAATTCTGAAGACAAGAGCCCCATCAACATGCCCACAAAAGGGTCCATTGCTGACGAGTGAAAGAATGTCTTGGAGTTTCAAAGGTGGACAAAGAACACCAATGAGGTATTGTGCAGATTGTGACAGTTTTTCATTTACTCTTGGAAGCTCCACATGGTACCAACAAAACTCATTGCCTCCACCCTCTGCAAGATCCCATTCCTTATTATAGAAGTTCCCAAGGCCATCAAAAATATAGGCTTTCTGTCTCACCATACCCTGAAAATGGGTCCAGTAGAGAGGGGGCTCCCTGAGAGGAGTGTCTCCCAAGAGGTCCCTGTCCATTACATCTGCCTCTCCATTAACCGCTGGTTCTTCAGGATCTAAGTCCATGATTTGTAGCTTACCTTGGAATAATCAATCCAATAACAACAAGGAAGTTTATCAAACCAATCCAATCCACAAAAACCTGAATCAACTTCCctgtccaataaaataaaaaaattatatcattcaAAACTCCGCACTTCACGGGGAATTGCAATGTTTCAACCTCAAAACGCCACGTTTTCTATCTATTGAGAACCAAATCAGTAATATA contains:
- the LOC122310590 gene encoding heat shock 70 kDa protein, mitochondrial-like; the protein is MAATAVLLRTLRRRDVASAPLSAFRSLASNVKPVWAPSKLGYNWASLTSAFSSKSAASDVVGIDLGTTNSCVAVMEGKNPKVIENAEGSRTTPSVVAFTPKGELLVGTPAKRQAVTNPTNTIFGTKRLIGRRFDDPITQKEMKMVPYKIVRGPNGDAWVEANGQQYSPSQIGAFILIKMKETAEAYLGKSVTKAVITVPAYFNDAQRQATKDAGRIAGLDVQRIINEPTAAALSYGMNNKEGLIAVFDLGGGTFDVSILEISNGVFEVKATNGDTFLGGEDFDNALLEYLVSEFKRTEGIDLSKDRLALQRLREAAEKAKIELSSTTQTEINLPFITADASGAKHLNITLTRSKFESLVNHLIERTRGPCKNCLKDAGITSKEVDEVLLVGGMTRVPKVQEVVAEIFQKTPSKGVNPDEAVALGAAIQGGILRGDVKELLLLDVTPLSLGIETLGGIFTRLINRNTTIPTKKSQVFSTAADNQTQVGIKVLQGEREMASDNKLLGEFELVGIPPAPRGMPQIEVTFDIDANGIVTVSAKDKTTGKEQQITIRSSGGLSEDEIEKMVKEAELHAQRDQERKALIDIRNSADTTIYSIEKSLSEYKDKISGEVAKEIGDAITDLRKATAGDNVEEIKSKIDAANKTVSKIGQHMQGGSDGGSSSGGGSQGGDQAPEAEYEEVKK
- the LOC122310592 gene encoding zinc transport protein ZntB-like, which produces MDLDPEEPAVNGEADVMDRDLLGDTPLREPPLYWTHFQGMVRQKAYIFDGLGNFYNKEWDLAEGGGNEFCWYHVELPRVNEKLSQSAQYLIGVLCPPLKLQDILSLVSNGPFCGHVDGALVFRINSPGPASSDFTFRIAARVTENSVITVSLGRVPRLGFSRMAQSLLSEIPRVESSYLRGEHKEGGGTVIREHVLEFLLTMNHSEEADNPVPKSISNLVVHILDTHVDHLQDVVTKLEMELDSVELQLDKGGFALKKQMLDDRRFPKMHINLQRLLQVIAHGEQVFPRVKEKCSSKSWFGIEDINSLEELIGRLGRLKDNVGFIANRVTAIQAGLDSWQAEQINRKLYYLSFLSIIFLPLSIITGVFGMNVGGVPWTGQMNSKSKDGFRNVMLLCVAMLLVVLMCFCFPALYTHLAAWQRRRVMRRSWSLNRKSILMRTAGNGGAQERGGYLRI